CCCGGGCAAATAGGCACTCCACCGCTTGCACTAACGGTCATCCCACAACCCGAAATAGGAAGATAAACAGACATTTCGGGTTCAAAATCATCTTTAATATTTATATCATTATATTTTTTATCTCGTAATAATTTTATGTCTGAAATTTTGTTATTGAATAATGAAGTTAAATCTTCACAAGTATAATTGTAATTAGTTTTTAATAACATCGTTTTATCATCATGTTTTAAATCATTGGCTGATGCATATCCCATTTGAATAATAAATAAAGCAATGCCTATTATAAAACTGTAAATAAATGTTTTACTCATAAAATAATTTAATTAATAGAAAAGGAAAAACATCCTTTTAAAAAAATATATACCAATTATAAAAACTATAATTAATAATATGATGCAAATATATAAAAGTAAATTACAATACATATTTTTTATCTTAAAAAGACTTAAAATAATTATTAACTAAATGTTAATTAATAAAATTGACTAATACAAACAGCATTTTTGCATCATTTTTTTCAAACATTTATAACACAGACTTTAATGCGTAATGTTTGCGTATATTTGCAGTAATAAATAAAATTATACAGTTTTTTTTAAAAATTTTGTGTGACAATACTAAAGTTAATTGATGGGAAAATTAATTTTCAACAATTTGGTTACCGTCAAAAACAAAATAATTGAATTAAAATGGTATTGGTTTTTATTCGGTATTATTATTATCACATTTTTAATTTATTATAAAAGCATATATTACGGCTTTATTGACTGGGATGATTATGAATATATTTCTAAAAATGATTTTCTGCTTAATTTTTCCTGGAATAAATTATCATTACTCTATCAACGCGAAAAGCATATAACGCTTTCCCTGGCAAGCATTGCTTTGCAGATGAAATTCACGGGAATTGATCCAAGATATTTTCATGCTGCAAATATTGTAATTCACTTAATCAATGTTATATTGGTTTTTTTTGTTACTAAAAAATTATCAAAAAGCCCACTCATATCCGTTTTATGTTGCACTTTATTTGCCCTTCATCCAACAAGAGTTGAAAGTGTTGTATGGGTCATGCAAAGAAAAGACCTGCTGTACACATTATTTTATCTTCTTTCATTAATTTCATATATTTACTATATAGAGAAAAAAAAACACCCATTCATTTTTTTGGTTGTAATTTTATGTAGCTGGTTAGCATCAATTTCAAAAATACAAGCTGTAATGTTGCCATTGACTTTGTTTTTAATTGACTATTACTACAGCAGGAGAATAAATGTAATTTCAGTTTTTGAAAAAATAGTTGTTTTGTCAGTATTCCTGATTTCATACAATGGCTTTCTCAATTTGATAATTGCAATAACAATATGCATTTGTGCATTTTATTTAATTAAAATAATAATTCGTACCAACAAAAGATTAAAGTTCAGGGAAATAATATCCCCTTTTATTCGAAATTATATCAACCTCAGTACTTATCATTCTGCTTTTAAAAAGCTAATAATAATATTGTTGTTCTATATTTTAATTGTTCTTTGTTGGCCTTTATTTTATTCCCTGATTAGCGATTTCATTAATTTCAGCAAACAACCAATAGTTATAAATTATTTTTTAAAGATGTTTGATTTTTTTGAAAAATTACCATCAGACATTTATCGCATTATAGCTAATTATTGGGACATAACCTCAAGTAATATAATTTATAAAACTGATTTCAATTTTGTTGATAGAATATTTCTTTTCAGCTATGCTGTTATTTTTTATTTATACCAGTTTATTTTTCCGTTTAACCTCTGCGGAATGCATCCTTATCCAAATAAAATAAACGGGTTTTTACCAGGCGAATATTATGTTTCCGGAATACTGCTTATCATCTTTTTTATTTTAATAATACTAATGATTTTCAAAGCCAGAAAAAAATGGAATGTAATCATTTTTGGCCTTTTCTTTTTTATAACAAATGTTTTTATTGTCGGGCATTTACTTCCCATGCAAGGGAGGCTTATAACTGCAGACAGGTATGCCTATCTTGCATATTTCGGACTGTTTCTGATAATAGCATATTTAATGAATATTCTGATTTCAAAAAGCAATAAAATTATTAAAAGAGTTATATCTGTTTTGTTTATCTGTCTGATAGCAGCATATTCTCTTTACTCGCACTCAAGAATTTCTGTATGGGAAAATAGTTATACATTCTGGATGGATATTGTAAAAAAACAACCTGAAAACTATTATGCATACTATGGGCTGGGAAATTATTATCTTGAAAACAGCGATTTTAAACTTGCACAAGATCACTTCAATAAAGCTATTTCAGTGAATAGTAAAAATGTTTCTAAAGATAATCAGGACCCGTTTCTCTATAACAATCTGGGCCTTGCATTATATCATCAAAAAGAATACATTGCTGCCATACAAGCATATGATGAAGCTATCAGGATTATGCCCGGGTTTTCTCAATTTTATAACAACAGGGGCAATGCATTTTATTTTCTTAAGGAATACGACAGTGCACTTTCAGATTATAATATATCATTTCAAAAATGGAATAAAAACTGTGACGCTCTCTTAAATAAAGCAGACCTTGAATTTGAACTCGGATTCATTGATTCAGCAAAAATTCATTATTTAATGTGTACAGAAATTGATTCGAATTTGGCAACACCACTTTACAAATTAGGCGCTTTTTACTTCAAACAAAACAATTATGATACAGCACGAATGTATTTATTAAAAGCAATATCTAAAAATCCCGGATACAAAGAACCAAAAATATTGCTCAACGAAATAGAATCAAAGCCTCATAATATTACCAATAAAAATATTTCAATTCCTGATAATAATAATGCAGAATATTATGTCAATAAGGGCCTTGAAATGGGAAAACTCGAGAATTATAAACTTGCTAGTGAATATTTTTCAAAAGCAATTGCCATAGACCCGAAAAATGCAATTGCATATAAAAACAGGGGCAATTCAAAAGGCGCTTTAAAAGATTATTCCGGCTCCATATCAGATTTCAATATCGCTATTGAGCTCAATCCAAATGATGCCGGCAGTTATTTGAACAGGGGTAACTCCAAATTCAGACTAAACGACCCTACAGCTTGCACTGATTGGGAAAAAGCGGTAAAACTGGGTAATACAAAAGCAAATGACCTTTTAAAAAAATACTGCAACTAAAATCTTATTATAATATTCTATTACGGATTAATAAGGAATGTGTTTTTTTGACATGTAATACCGATTGGAAAAATAATATAGTCCAAACCTCGCTTTACTCGTTTGTACTATTTAGTTGAACCTCAAAAAATGTTTTTTAGCGAAGATATAAAAAAATTGCTTATGATTTTTGAATAAAAAGTGCATCCCTTTTAA
This genomic interval from Bacteroidales bacterium contains the following:
- a CDS encoding tetratricopeptide repeat protein; amino-acid sequence: MGKLIFNNLVTVKNKIIELKWYWFLFGIIIITFLIYYKSIYYGFIDWDDYEYISKNDFLLNFSWNKLSLLYQREKHITLSLASIALQMKFTGIDPRYFHAANIVIHLINVILVFFVTKKLSKSPLISVLCCTLFALHPTRVESVVWVMQRKDLLYTLFYLLSLISYIYYIEKKKHPFIFLVVILCSWLASISKIQAVMLPLTLFLIDYYYSRRINVISVFEKIVVLSVFLISYNGFLNLIIAITICICAFYLIKIIIRTNKRLKFREIISPFIRNYINLSTYHSAFKKLIIILLFYILIVLCWPLFYSLISDFINFSKQPIVINYFLKMFDFFEKLPSDIYRIIANYWDITSSNIIYKTDFNFVDRIFLFSYAVIFYLYQFIFPFNLCGMHPYPNKINGFLPGEYYVSGILLIIFFILIILMIFKARKKWNVIIFGLFFFITNVFIVGHLLPMQGRLITADRYAYLAYFGLFLIIAYLMNILISKSNKIIKRVISVLFICLIAAYSLYSHSRISVWENSYTFWMDIVKKQPENYYAYYGLGNYYLENSDFKLAQDHFNKAISVNSKNVSKDNQDPFLYNNLGLALYHQKEYIAAIQAYDEAIRIMPGFSQFYNNRGNAFYFLKEYDSALSDYNISFQKWNKNCDALLNKADLEFELGFIDSAKIHYLMCTEIDSNLATPLYKLGAFYFKQNNYDTARMYLLKAISKNPGYKEPKILLNEIESKPHNITNKNISIPDNNNAEYYVNKGLEMGKLENYKLASEYFSKAIAIDPKNAIAYKNRGNSKGALKDYSGSISDFNIAIELNPNDAGSYLNRGNSKFRLNDPTACTDWEKAVKLGNTKANDLLKKYCN